The sequence CCGGCATTCGGCCTAGTCGAGTCCCGTCCATGGTGTGGATTGACTCGGTTTGCCGCGACCTCAATGCCTTGTCTCCCAACGCCTTCAGCAGCTTCAGCACTTCAATCGAGCGCGAGGTGACGTGATGACAGGTGAGGTGAAGGCAGGAGCCGTGCTATGCCCTCGCGTCGGCTGCTTCGGGTGGGGTCCTTCACCCCACTCATATACTGGGAACTCAAAGCATGATTGGTTCGAAGCGCTTCGCAACGATGCTCGCCGTACTGACCTCGACCCTCCCGCTCGCCGCCGCCGCGGAGGACGCCGCCGCCGCCCTGCCCCCGGGGACGTTCCAGATTCCCGGCACCGACACGACCGTGAAGGTGTTCGGGTTCGCGGAGGTGGATGCGACCTATGACTTCGACGGCCGCACCACCGACATCAACAACTTCGACTGGGCGAGCTTCGTCGCCGTGCAGCCGTTCGACAACCTCGGCGTCGAGGAGCCGAGGCGGCGGCAGGCGTTCATCACCGCCCGGGCCTCGCGTCTCGGTATCATGAGCAACACCCCCACGCCGCTCGGTCCCCTCACCGTGCTGCTGGAGGCTGACTTCAACGCGCCGAACACGTTCCAGGGCGAGCTGGCGACGAACAGCACCGCGTTCCGTCTGCGCCACGCGTATGGACAGCTCGGCGGTCTGCTCATCGGCCAGAGCTGGTCCACCTTCTTCGACGGGGAGTCGACGCCCGACACGGTGGACTTCAACCCCGCCGCCGCGCTCGCCCTCATGCGTCAGGCGGTGGCCCGCTACACGTTCACCTTCAGCCCCGAGGCTTCTCTCGCCCTCGCGATCGAGAATCCGCAGAGCATCACCTTCTCCTCGGACTATGACGCGGTGCCCGACTTCATCGGCGCCTTCCGCTACGGTGGGAAGTGGGGCCATCTGTCGGCCCGTGCGGTGACGCATGAGTTCCGCACCATCGAGCACAGCCAGCGCGCCTACGGTGTGGGCCTCTCGGGTAGCCTCAAGTTCGCCAATGAGACGCTCGTCGCCGCCGTGCAGGGCGGTGATGGCATCGGCCGCTACATGTTCAACTCGCTCCTCCAGGGCGCGTTCGATACGGGCGACCAGATCGAGCTGTGGCGGTCCTACGCGTACCACATCGGCCTCACCCACGCCTGGAGCCCCGCGGTCCGCTCGAACGTCATCTGGACCCAGACGTTCTTCGCCGAGAACGATCGGCTCGAGACCGCGCAGCGGGCGTTCTCCGAGGGCTCCGGAACCACCGACTTCATCCCGAACAAGCGGATCGACCAGCTGTTCGTGAATACGTTCTGGAAGATCACGAAGAACACCGAAGTGGGTCTCGAGTACACCTACGGCAAGCGCACGACGTTCGGACCGGAGAAGGGCACGCAGCACCGCGCCAACGTCCTGGCCCGCTTCAGCCTCTACTGAGAGGCTTCGGGAAGTCCTCCGAAGGAAGGTGGGAGGAGCACCCCGGCGAGTCCGGCCGGGGGATCCTCCTTGTAGAAACGCTCCGGCATGGTGCGCCCGGGCCTCGCTCGCATGAGGTGCGCGGCGGGGGTCTGGGCCACCGGACCCTGGGCGGTCCCCGGTAGCGGGAAGAGACTCGCGGCCCGAGGTGTTCTTCCTGGTCCGGTTGCCTCGCGGCGGCTCATGCGCCCGCGGGAGCCCGGTGCTGGGAGCGTGGTGATGAATCAGGCCCGGAATGGCCGTTCGGAGTGGTTCGAGTTGTCGGAGGAAGGCTGGCGGCGCTCCAACCGCGCCCGGCCGCTCGGTCAGCTCGTGCGTGAGGCCCTGCAGAACGCGTTCGACCAGCGCGCCAGCCGGGTGAAGGTGCGCCTGGAGGAGGACGAGGTCCGCATCGAGGACGACGCCCCCGCGGGCCTGGCACGCGACGAGTTCGCCTTCACCGTCTTCCTCGGGGAGAAGGACACGCCTCCCACGTGGCGGGGGCGCAAGGGCCGGGGCCTGAAGGAGATGATCGCCGCGAGCGACCGCGCCGAGGTGGAGACGGTGGGGCGCACGCTCGTCTTCGACAACACCGGGCGCCACGTGAAGCCCAACACGCGCGAGGTGGGCACCTGTCTGCGGCTCTTCCGCCGCACGAGCGCGAGCGAGCGCGAGGCCGCCGTCCAACTGCTGCGCCTCACCATTCCCCCGCCCGGCGTCGAGCTGGTCATCAACGGCCGCACGGTCCGGCCGCCGCGCGTGAAGGACTCGCTGGAGGACTGCCCGCTGGAGACGGTGGAGCTGCACCGGGGCGTGGAGCGGTATGTCGAGAGGCCCACCCGGGTGGACCTCTACCACCCGCGCCCTGGGGAGACGCCGCACCTCTTCGAGCTGGGACTGCCGGTGGAGCCGCACCACCTGCCCTGGCACGTGGACGTGCAGCAGCGCATTCCACTGGCGGCCGAGCGCGACGCGGCGAGGGACGCCTACAAGCGCACGCTGGCGGCCATCCTCCTCGAGTCGCTGGCGCCCGAGCTCAGCCGCCAGGAGCTGTCGGGGGCGTGGGTGACGGAGGTGCTCGCGCACTTCACGCTCGGCCCGGAGGCGCTCGAGGCCTACGTGGCGAAGGTGTTGCCCGCGCGGGCGGTGCTGTCGGTGGGTCCCCGGATGGATGACCGGGCGCGCCAGCTCGGCGCGAAGGTGGTGGACCTGCGGGGAATGCCGCTGCCGGCGGTGGAGCAACTCGAGACGCTGGTGGAGTCCGCGGAAGCGTACGTGGAGCGGATGGAGGGCCCGCCACGCGACGTGCGGGTGAACCCCGGGGCGCGGGCCGAGCGCTTCGTGGGGCTGGTGCGTTGTCTCTCTCTCGAACTCACCGGGCGCGAGGCGGGCGTGGAGTTCTTCGAGCGCAAGGTGCGCGACCCGAGCGCCCAGGTGGATGCGGAGTACGACCGCGAGCGCCACCTGCTGCGGGTGAACGTGCGGGGGCAGGTGCGATTGGACGATCCGCTGGAGCCTCGCACGCTCGGCATCATCCTGCATGAGCTGGCGCACGATCAGGGCGACGAGCACGACTTTGCTTTCATCGATCGGCTGGAGGGCTTCGCGGGCAAGGCGTTGCGGTGCCTGGTGGATCAACCCGATCTCCTGGCTCCCTACGCGAGCCCGAAGAAGCGGACGGGATAGCTCAAGACAGGGATGAGCGTGTGTTGTCTTTGTCTTCCTGCGGGAGCCTGGAGGCGGCGTTTTCCCGGGCCCTGGAGACCTGCGTTTTCAGATGGGTTTCGCGGTCTGTGTATACCTGACGCCCGGGGGGCCCTCGCTCCCCGGGAGTTCGCGGGCGGCGGGACTCACGCCGCCTGTTTGGATTGTGCCTGGTGCTCCTCCATGGCCCTGTGGCGCCCGAGGTAGTGCCCGAAGGCCTGGAGCATCCCATCCGCGTCCCGCAGCTTGCTCAGGCAGATGGAGCGCTTGCCCTTGAACAGGCCCCCCTCCTTGAGCTGCAGGTCCAGGTACTTCTTGAACAGCCGCTCCTCGGTGCTGGCGGACTTCACCTGGTCGAGCCGCACGGGCTGCTCCCACTCCGTGCAGTTCACCTGCGCGAAGTCGAGCTGGACCTCCAGCCCGGCCTCCTTGCCCGCGAAGGTGAGGGGCGGGAAGTGTTTCTCCACGTGCTGCCGCTCGGCCTCGGTGGACGGCACGTAGCGGTAGGCGAGCGCCAGGTCATGCGCCTGCGCGAAGCGCGCCTCGTATGCCCCCCACAGCCGTGCCTCGAGGAGGTCCGCCTCCAGGATGGCGCTCGTCCAGGAGGAGGTGGTGGGCTCGAGCAGGACCCGGGACACGTCGGCCGACGTGAGCACCTCGCCCACGTTCTCCAGGCGCGCGGAGAGGGGCGGGTGGGAGTCGAACGGGTGCGGCGTCACCGAGCCGTGCAGGTCGCCGTGCACGGCCTCGGAGCTGGCGTAGTCCGCGAAGCCGAGCGCCACCCGCTGCGCGATGGCCACCGTCTGCTGCTCACCACCGGCGAAGAGGTCGGACTCCACGCGGTCGCGGAAGCTCGCGTAGGCGCCGACCTTCACCAGCGAGCGGGCGATGTCCCGGCCCGAGGTGATGCCCGCGGCGAGCCGGTCCGCGGCGAGCTCGCTCGCGCGCCGGCTGCGCCCGAGCGACAGCTCGAACAGCCCGCGGTAGGCCACCATGAAGTGGAAGATGGGACGCGTGAGCACGCCCTCGTGCAGTGTCTGGAGGTAGTGTCCGAAGTGCGCGAGCATGGGCGCGAGCCGCTTGCCGTGGCCCGTGTCTCCTCCGAGCAGGTGCCCCATCTCGTGCGCGAGCACCGCGTCCGCTTCGGACCGCTCGAGCAGGCGCAACAGGGACAGGCTCACGAAGAGCGTCCGGCCGCTGAGCGTCCGCTCGCCCACGCGCACCTCGCTCTCGGTGACGAAGAAGTTGGTGTCGATGCCGGCGAGGATGTGGTCCGGCGGCGCGGTGCCCAGCCGCTCGCACATCTGGCGCACGTGGGCCCAGAGTTCGGGCGCGCGCGCCTCGTCGAGCACCTCCGCCTCCACCTCGAAGTCCATGGCGGGGCGGCGGAAGATGGCGACCACCACGTGGAAGAGGGCGAGGCCGGCGAGGATGCCGACCATCAGGATGAGCTTCGGGACGTAGCGCTCGAACCACACCGCCGTCATCCAGTAGGACAGCCACACGGCGAGGCCCCCCTGCGCGAGCGCCTGCAACGCCCCGGTGACCCGGAGCACGTTCCAGCCCACCACGAAGCCGCCGTACTGGAAGGGCCGTGAGACGAACGCCGCCAGGGCGCACAACAGGGCGATCACCGCGGAGACAATCCCCAGCACGAGGGAGGCGAGCGCCAGGCGGCCCATCCACTGGAACTGCCGCGCGTCCGAGCACGCCTCGCCGAGGCTTTCACGGAACCCCGCCAGCTCCTCGCCCTCGGCGAAGCAGGCCGCCGAGGCGGGCACGGCGCTGAAGAAGGCCAGCGTCTCCTTCCTCCGCTCTTCCTCGAGCTCGGTGTCCTGGGAAATCTGGCGCTCGATGGTGGCGAGCACGTCCCGGTCGAAGCGGTCGATGGCGTGTCCGGAGAACCACAGGCCAAACAGCGGCAGGGCGAAGAGCCAGAGGGCGGGCAGCGCGTAGACGCGCAGGAAGCCGGGAAGGGTGGAGGTGGGGTGCATGAAGGGCACTGGGCAGGAGAGGAGGCCGACGCTACCGCACCTGTTCGGAGACCAGGCCAGGCCTTGTCCAAGCCCTTGGAATCACATGTCTCGCCCGTGTCCTTGGCGAGCGGCCAGGTCGCGCCCCTGGCGAGAAGGCGGAATGACGAGGGCCAGCCAACTGTCCGGCGCCCGACCCCCTGTTCCCCGTCGAAGGCGGGGCTCGTACCTCGTACAAGGAGCGTGGATGCGTATCCGCCGTTCGTCGAAGGCCGTCTCGGCCCTGGCCGTCGTGGGTGTTCTGACTTCTGGCGCTGGAGTCCTCGCCGCCGCCCATGAGGCGGCCTTCCCCTCGGAGCTGTCCCTGTCCGCCGCCGCGGCCACGCCGGAGTTCTCCCGCGTGCTCTGGGTCTCCCCCTCGGGACAGGACACCGCCGCGGGCACCGAGTCGGCGCCCTTTCGCACCGTGGCCAAGGCGCTGTCGCAGCTGAAGCCGGGTGAGGCCATCTTCCTCAAGTCCGGCACGTACACGGAGCGGCCGCGGCTCGAGGAGAAGGGCGGCTCATCCAGCCTCTACCTCACGCTCAAGGCCGCGCCCGGTGCGAAGCCCGTCTTCAAGGGCGGCACCGGCAGCAAGACGCCCCTGTTGGACGTGCGCGGCGCGTACTGGCGTGTCGAGGGCCTCACCTTCGATGCGGCGGGGGACAAGGCCTTCGCGGCGTACTGGCGCGGCGAGGGCGCGCACCACGGCATTCTTCGCGGCTGCACGCTCAAGAATGGCACCGAGGGGGCGGGCGTCTACGTCGCCGACAAGGCCCGGGACGTGCTCATCGAGGGCAACTCCATCTCCAACTTCCAGCGCGCGGGAGATGACAGCCACGGAGTGTGCGTGCAGACCAACTCCAGGAACGTGATCGTCCGCGCCAACGACATCCACCACAACTCCGGCGATGGCGTGCAGTGCCTGAGTTCCGAGGGTGGCGCCACCGAGGAGGGCACCCCGTTCGACAACCTGCTCGTCGAGGACAATGACCTGCACGAGAACCAGGAGAACGGCGTGGACATCAAGACGTGCACCCACGTGACGCTCCGGGGCAACCGCATCTGGGGCCACCGCCGCACCCCGTCGTCGGCGGGAGAGGGCGTGGTGGTGCACCTGTCCGCGCGTGACGTCACGCTCGAGGACAACGAGGTGCGCGACAACGGCCGGGGCATCCAGATTGGCGGCATCCGCCAGGGCGAGCCTCCCACCCACATCGTCCTGCGGCGCAACCGCGTGTTCGACGGCTACAACGCCGAGAGCAATGATGGCTCGGGCATCCGCGTGGATGCCGCCATCGACGTGAAGGTGGACAACAACACGGTGTGGAACATGCCCGCCTACGGCCTCATCGTGGGCAATGGGGAGACCGGGCCCAGCCAGGGAGTGCGGGTGCGCAACAACATCCTGGGCGCGTGCTCTGCCGCGACGGTGCGGTTGGGCACGACCCTCGAGGACACCTCGTTCGATGGCAACCTGTACGCCTCGCTCAAGGGGGCGGCCGTGCTGCGCAAGGGTGGCAGCTACCTGAACCTCACCGCCTGGCGCTCGGCCACCGGGTGGGACGCGCACTCGCTGGACACGAGCCCCGCGTTCCTGAGCGGGGCCACCGAGGACTTCTGGCTCGACCTCGCCTCTCCCGCCCGGGACGCGGGCCTGTCCCTGGGCGACACGTACTGTGGTCAGGGCCCGGACATCGGCGCACGCGAGTCCGACTGCCCCTGAGCCCTCTGGCATCCCTCTTCCCGGGGTGGTGAACTTCCCTCTGGAGATCTCATGCCCGCTTCCTCGCCCGAGTTCCCACCCGTCGCCATCCTGTATCAGGCGGTCCCCGCGCCGGAGATCGATGGCATTCGCAAACCCATGAAGCCCGGGGGCTACAGTGACAGCGGGGCGGATATCGGCCATGCCCTGCGCGCGGCGGGTGTCCCGCTGATCACTCCCCGCCTGGAGCCCGACCCGGCTCAGGCCATGGATTGGGTCTTCCCCGATACCGCCGAGGGCATCGCCGAGGCGGTCCATCGGGGGGCCCGCGTGCTGTGGGCCAACACCGTGCTGTTCGCCGGGCACCCGCTGGAGTCCGTGGTGGGTCAGGGCGTGCGCGTCGTCGGCCAGCACCCGGCGCGGGTGGATCGGTACGATGACAAGTGGATCACCCAGGGGGAACTGCGCGAGGCGGGATGTCCCGTGCCCGCCTCCGTCCTGATTGGCATGAAGGAGGAGTCCGGCGCCCTGGCCGTGGGCTCCTTGTCCGAGGCGCGGCTCGATGAGCGGGGCTTGCGCTTTCCCCTCGTCATCAAGCCCGTGCGCGGGCGGGGCAGCGAGGGGGTGGGGGTGGTGCGCTCGCTCGCGGAGCTGGAGCGTTCCGCGGCCGGATTGCTCGCGGCCCGGGATCCGGTCCTGGGACTTCCCCGGTACGGCCAGCGGCTGATCCTGGAGCGCTTCCTGCCTGGCACCGAGGTGACCCTGACGGTGATGCCGCCGGGCGCCTACCTCATCGAGGGCACGGAGCGCACCTTCGCCTCGCACTGGGCTCTTCCCGCCGTCAGGCGTTTCAACCACCACGACGGCATCGCGCCCTACAGCGGCGTGGTCGCCGTGGTGGACAACAGCGTCCTGCTCTCGGAGCGGGAACAGGGCGAGCCCGTGATGCAACGGCTCTCGGCATGGTGCGCCCTGGCGGCGAGCAGGGTCCAGGCACTGGCTCCCATCCGGATCGACTGCCGTTCGGCCGAGGACGGAGAGTTCCTCCTGTTCGATCTGAACATGAAGCCCAACATGACAGGGCCCGGCCGGCCGGGGCGCGAGGCGCAGGACAGCCTCTGCTCCCTCGCGGCGCGCGGCGTGGGCTGGTCCTACCAGGACCTGCTGCTCAACATGCTGCGGCAGGCCTGGCCCTCGAGTGGCCAGGGCGCCATGCCACGGGAATGATCGAGCTGGGATGACCTGATTGTCTCTGGGGACGAGGGCTTCGCGTACCGGGTGACAGTCCGAGGCGCGGAGCAAGGACTTGTGCACACATGGCGCGGCAGTCCGAGCGCACGCGGTGCTCCGTTTCAGTACCCACCCTGGCATGTGGCTGGTTCCTCCACCCAGGGCTCCCTTCATGTTGAATTCCTGTCGTCGGCTCCACCGTGGTCCGCGCGGATGCGCGCTCGTGTTCCTCTTGCTCCTGGCCGGAGTGGCCTGTGCCCCTCGGGGTGAGCTTGATCAGGGCTTCGAACCCCTGCCAGCTCCTCCCGGGCTCCAATCCGTGGATGACTGGGAAAAGCAGTTCCTCTCCCATTGGGACGTCGAGCATGCGGAGAGCTTCCTGCCCGCTAGCACCTCGCGCGACAGCTGGCAGTTCTACAGCCTCGCCTATGGCATCGATGGCAACACCGCCATGTACCGGGCCACGGGGAAGGTTCAATACCTCGACCGGGCCCTGCTCTACGTCGACAACATGGTCCGCACGGCCCGGGACTCCTGGTCGCTCAAGGGGGGTCAATTCGAGGATGTGTACAGAGGTTGGGCCTCCGGGCACCCGGAAAGCCTGGGGCTGGAAGTGCCGCTGTACGAGAGCTATTGCTGGCGC is a genomic window of Cystobacter fuscus DSM 2262 containing:
- a CDS encoding DcaP family trimeric outer membrane transporter gives rise to the protein MIGSKRFATMLAVLTSTLPLAAAAEDAAAALPPGTFQIPGTDTTVKVFGFAEVDATYDFDGRTTDINNFDWASFVAVQPFDNLGVEEPRRRQAFITARASRLGIMSNTPTPLGPLTVLLEADFNAPNTFQGELATNSTAFRLRHAYGQLGGLLIGQSWSTFFDGESTPDTVDFNPAAALALMRQAVARYTFTFSPEASLALAIENPQSITFSSDYDAVPDFIGAFRYGGKWGHLSARAVTHEFRTIEHSQRAYGVGLSGSLKFANETLVAAVQGGDGIGRYMFNSLLQGAFDTGDQIELWRSYAYHIGLTHAWSPAVRSNVIWTQTFFAENDRLETAQRAFSEGSGTTDFIPNKRIDQLFVNTFWKITKNTEVGLEYTYGKRTTFGPEKGTQHRANVLARFSLY
- a CDS encoding ATP-binding protein, whose amino-acid sequence is MNQARNGRSEWFELSEEGWRRSNRARPLGQLVREALQNAFDQRASRVKVRLEEDEVRIEDDAPAGLARDEFAFTVFLGEKDTPPTWRGRKGRGLKEMIAASDRAEVETVGRTLVFDNTGRHVKPNTREVGTCLRLFRRTSASEREAAVQLLRLTIPPPGVELVINGRTVRPPRVKDSLEDCPLETVELHRGVERYVERPTRVDLYHPRPGETPHLFELGLPVEPHHLPWHVDVQQRIPLAAERDAARDAYKRTLAAILLESLAPELSRQELSGAWVTEVLAHFTLGPEALEAYVAKVLPARAVLSVGPRMDDRARQLGAKVVDLRGMPLPAVEQLETLVESAEAYVERMEGPPRDVRVNPGARAERFVGLVRCLSLELTGREAGVEFFERKVRDPSAQVDAEYDRERHLLRVNVRGQVRLDDPLEPRTLGIILHELAHDQGDEHDFAFIDRLEGFAGKALRCLVDQPDLLAPYASPKKRTG
- a CDS encoding M48 family metallopeptidase, giving the protein MHPTSTLPGFLRVYALPALWLFALPLFGLWFSGHAIDRFDRDVLATIERQISQDTELEEERRKETLAFFSAVPASAACFAEGEELAGFRESLGEACSDARQFQWMGRLALASLVLGIVSAVIALLCALAAFVSRPFQYGGFVVGWNVLRVTGALQALAQGGLAVWLSYWMTAVWFERYVPKLILMVGILAGLALFHVVVAIFRRPAMDFEVEAEVLDEARAPELWAHVRQMCERLGTAPPDHILAGIDTNFFVTESEVRVGERTLSGRTLFVSLSLLRLLERSEADAVLAHEMGHLLGGDTGHGKRLAPMLAHFGHYLQTLHEGVLTRPIFHFMVAYRGLFELSLGRSRRASELAADRLAAGITSGRDIARSLVKVGAYASFRDRVESDLFAGGEQQTVAIAQRVALGFADYASSEAVHGDLHGSVTPHPFDSHPPLSARLENVGEVLTSADVSRVLLEPTTSSWTSAILEADLLEARLWGAYEARFAQAHDLALAYRYVPSTEAERQHVEKHFPPLTFAGKEAGLEVQLDFAQVNCTEWEQPVRLDQVKSASTEERLFKKYLDLQLKEGGLFKGKRSICLSKLRDADGMLQAFGHYLGRHRAMEEHQAQSKQAA
- a CDS encoding right-handed parallel beta-helix repeat-containing protein, which translates into the protein MRIRRSSKAVSALAVVGVLTSGAGVLAAAHEAAFPSELSLSAAAATPEFSRVLWVSPSGQDTAAGTESAPFRTVAKALSQLKPGEAIFLKSGTYTERPRLEEKGGSSSLYLTLKAAPGAKPVFKGGTGSKTPLLDVRGAYWRVEGLTFDAAGDKAFAAYWRGEGAHHGILRGCTLKNGTEGAGVYVADKARDVLIEGNSISNFQRAGDDSHGVCVQTNSRNVIVRANDIHHNSGDGVQCLSSEGGATEEGTPFDNLLVEDNDLHENQENGVDIKTCTHVTLRGNRIWGHRRTPSSAGEGVVVHLSARDVTLEDNEVRDNGRGIQIGGIRQGEPPTHIVLRRNRVFDGYNAESNDGSGIRVDAAIDVKVDNNTVWNMPAYGLIVGNGETGPSQGVRVRNNILGACSAATVRLGTTLEDTSFDGNLYASLKGAAVLRKGGSYLNLTAWRSATGWDAHSLDTSPAFLSGATEDFWLDLASPARDAGLSLGDTYCGQGPDIGARESDCP
- a CDS encoding D-alanine--D-alanine ligase; the protein is MPASSPEFPPVAILYQAVPAPEIDGIRKPMKPGGYSDSGADIGHALRAAGVPLITPRLEPDPAQAMDWVFPDTAEGIAEAVHRGARVLWANTVLFAGHPLESVVGQGVRVVGQHPARVDRYDDKWITQGELREAGCPVPASVLIGMKEESGALAVGSLSEARLDERGLRFPLVIKPVRGRGSEGVGVVRSLAELERSAAGLLAARDPVLGLPRYGQRLILERFLPGTEVTLTVMPPGAYLIEGTERTFASHWALPAVRRFNHHDGIAPYSGVVAVVDNSVLLSEREQGEPVMQRLSAWCALAASRVQALAPIRIDCRSAEDGEFLLFDLNMKPNMTGPGRPGREAQDSLCSLAARGVGWSYQDLLLNMLRQAWPSSGQGAMPRE